Proteins from a genomic interval of Pseudomonas anuradhapurensis:
- a CDS encoding ABC transporter ATP-binding protein: protein MGPSILVAQNLSKVVPSAEGDLTILQALSLDLAQGDSLAIVGASGSGKSTLLGLLAGLDQPSAGKVILAGHDLGPLDEDQRARVRAEHVGFVFQSFQLLDSLNALENVMLPLELDGRRDAREQARTLLERVGLGKRLNHTPRQLSGGEQQRVAIARAFAAHPAVLFADEPTGNLDSHTGERISDLLFELNKERGTTLVLVTHDERLARRCRRQIRLDAGRLVAPVEA from the coding sequence ATGGGCCCCAGCATTCTCGTTGCGCAGAACCTTAGCAAAGTGGTCCCCAGCGCGGAAGGTGACCTGACCATCCTGCAGGCGCTGTCCCTCGACCTGGCCCAGGGCGACAGCCTGGCCATCGTCGGCGCCTCGGGTTCGGGCAAGTCGACCCTGCTCGGCCTGCTCGCCGGGCTCGACCAGCCCAGCGCCGGCAAGGTCATCCTCGCCGGCCACGACCTGGGGCCGCTGGATGAAGACCAGCGCGCGCGAGTGCGCGCCGAACATGTGGGTTTCGTGTTCCAGTCGTTCCAGCTGCTCGACAGCCTCAACGCCCTGGAAAACGTCATGCTGCCGCTGGAGCTGGACGGCCGCCGCGATGCCCGGGAACAAGCCCGCACGCTGCTCGAACGGGTCGGCCTGGGCAAGCGCCTCAACCACACCCCGCGCCAGCTGTCGGGCGGTGAACAACAGCGGGTGGCCATTGCCCGTGCCTTTGCCGCCCATCCGGCGGTGCTGTTCGCCGACGAGCCGACCGGCAACCTCGACAGCCATACCGGCGAGCGTATCAGCGACCTGCTGTTCGAGCTGAACAAGGAACGCGGTACCACCTTGGTGCTGGTCACCCATGACGAACGCCTGGCCCGGCGCTGCCGCCGCCAGATCCGCCTGGACGCGGGCCGCCTGGTGGCACCGGTGGAGGCCTGA
- a CDS encoding arylesterase, with translation MRVWWLSAGLALYCLAQSAAAGTLLVVGDSISAGFGLDTRQGWVSLLQTRLRDEGFDEQVVNASISGDTSAGGQARLPALLAAHKPSLVVLELGGNDGLRGQPTAQLQQNLASMIESARQAGAKVVLLGMRLPPNYGVRYTTAFAQVYEQLAAEKQVPLVPFFLEGVGGVPGLMQADGIHPAQAAQQRLLENAWPAIKPLL, from the coding sequence ATGCGAGTGTGGTGGTTGAGTGCCGGTCTGGCCCTGTATTGCCTGGCCCAGAGCGCGGCGGCGGGAACGTTGCTGGTTGTCGGCGATAGTATCAGCGCCGGTTTCGGCCTGGATACCCGCCAGGGCTGGGTCTCCTTGTTGCAGACCCGCCTCAGGGACGAAGGTTTCGACGAACAGGTGGTCAACGCCTCGATCAGTGGCGACACCAGTGCAGGTGGCCAGGCGCGGCTGCCGGCGCTGCTTGCAGCGCACAAGCCGAGCCTGGTGGTGCTGGAACTTGGCGGCAATGATGGCCTGCGCGGGCAGCCGACCGCGCAATTGCAACAAAATCTTGCCTCGATGATCGAAAGCGCACGCCAGGCCGGGGCCAAGGTGGTGTTGCTGGGCATGCGCCTGCCACCCAATTACGGCGTGCGCTATACCACGGCCTTCGCCCAGGTGTATGAACAGCTGGCGGCGGAAAAACAGGTCCCGTTGGTGCCGTTTTTCCTCGAAGGGGTAGGCGGCGTGCCGGGCTTGATGCAGGCCGATGGTATCCACCCGGCCCAGGCCGCCCAGCAGCGCCTGCTGGAAAATGCCTGGCCGGCGATAAAACCCTTGCTGTGA
- a CDS encoding L,D-transpeptidase family protein, whose product MLPRFPAVTRSLSLAALLVAGPAAALELPLPPPGEDIVGQVHVIKAKYEDTFADIGTANDLGYLEMIAANPGVDPWLPGAGTEIILPTRYILPPGPREGIVINLAEYRMYYFPKGQNVVHTFPLGIGREGWGSPIANTKITAKTPNPTWTPPASIRAEHAADGDILPSVVPAGPDNPLGPFKFTLGVPGYLIHGSNKKFGIGMRTSHGCFRMLNNNVLELSKMVPVGTPVRIINEPYKFGISGGKVYLEAHTPLDDQGNPSVVDKHTAVINALLKREDLANNLRMNWDMVRDVVAAEDGMPVEIAVPTQGQAGAPMVSSIPAELQ is encoded by the coding sequence ATGTTGCCGCGCTTTCCTGCCGTCACCCGTAGCCTGTCCCTGGCCGCCCTGCTGGTAGCGGGCCCCGCTGCTGCGCTGGAGCTGCCACTGCCACCGCCCGGTGAAGACATCGTCGGCCAGGTGCATGTGATCAAGGCGAAGTACGAGGACACCTTCGCCGACATAGGCACCGCCAACGACCTCGGCTACCTGGAAATGATCGCTGCCAACCCGGGCGTGGACCCGTGGTTGCCGGGCGCCGGCACCGAAATCATCCTGCCGACCCGCTACATCCTGCCGCCTGGCCCGCGCGAGGGCATCGTCATCAACCTCGCCGAGTACCGTATGTACTACTTCCCGAAAGGGCAGAACGTGGTGCATACCTTCCCGCTGGGCATCGGTCGCGAGGGCTGGGGTTCGCCGATCGCCAACACCAAGATCACCGCCAAGACGCCGAACCCGACCTGGACACCACCAGCGTCGATCCGCGCCGAGCACGCCGCTGACGGCGACATCCTGCCGAGCGTGGTACCGGCTGGCCCGGACAACCCGCTGGGGCCGTTCAAGTTCACCCTGGGCGTGCCGGGTTACCTGATTCATGGTTCGAACAAGAAGTTCGGCATCGGCATGCGTACCAGCCATGGTTGCTTCCGCATGCTCAACAACAATGTGCTGGAACTGTCGAAGATGGTGCCGGTGGGTACACCGGTACGCATCATCAATGAGCCTTACAAGTTCGGTATCAGTGGCGGCAAGGTCTATCTGGAGGCGCACACGCCGCTGGACGACCAGGGTAACCCGTCGGTGGTCGATAAACACACCGCTGTGATCAATGCCTTGCTCAAGCGTGAAGACTTGGCCAACAACCTGCGCATGAACTGGGATATGGTGCGCGATGTGGTGGCTGCCGAAGATGGCATGCCGGTGGAAATTGCCGTGCCCACCCAGGGCCAGGCTGGCGCGCCGATGGTCTCGAGCATTCCCGCCGAACTGCAATAG
- the oprI gene encoding outer membrane lipoprotei OprI produces the protein MNNVLKFSALALAAVLATGCSSVSKETEARLTATEDAAARAQARADEAYRKADDALAAAQKAQQTADEANERALRMLDKASRK, from the coding sequence ATGAACAACGTTCTGAAATTCTCTGCTCTGGCTCTGGCCGCAGTTCTGGCTACCGGTTGCAGCAGCGTATCCAAAGAAACCGAAGCTCGTCTGACTGCGACTGAAGACGCAGCAGCTCGCGCTCAAGCTCGTGCTGACGAAGCCTACCGTAAGGCTGACGACGCACTGGCAGCCGCTCAGAAGGCTCAGCAGACCGCTGACGAAGCCAACGAGCGCGCTCTGCGTATGCTGGACAAAGCCAGCCGCAAGTAA
- a CDS encoding GNAT family N-acetyltransferase produces the protein MSEALTIHHDQAGHQFETNVDGHRAYLTYMDLGKQTLDIYRTFVPNALRGRGIAAALTERALEYAEQMGYTVIPSCSYVERYMERQQRHSSKV, from the coding sequence ATGAGCGAAGCGCTGACCATCCACCATGACCAGGCCGGTCATCAGTTCGAGACCAACGTGGACGGTCATCGTGCCTATCTGACGTACATGGATCTGGGCAAGCAGACGCTGGACATCTATCGCACCTTCGTGCCCAACGCCCTGCGCGGTCGCGGTATTGCAGCCGCCCTGACTGAACGGGCCCTGGAATATGCCGAACAGATGGGCTACACGGTGATTCCGTCCTGCTCGTATGTGGAGCGCTACATGGAGCGCCAACAGCGGCATTCCAGCAAGGTCTGA
- a CDS encoding 3-deoxy-7-phosphoheptulonate synthase, with product MADLPIDDLNVASNETLITPDQLKKEIPLSAKALQTVTAGREVVRNILDGKDHRLFVVVGPCSIHDIKAAHEYAERLKLLAEEVSDTLYLVMRVYFEKPRTTVGWKGLINDPYLDDSFKIQDGLHIGRKLLLDLAEMGLPTATEALDPISPQYLQDLISWSAIGARTTESQTHREMASGLSSAVGFKNGTDGGLTVAINALQSVSKPHRFLGINQEGGVSIVTTKGNPYGHVVLRGGNGKPNYDSVSVALCEQDLAKARIKANIMVDCSHANSNKDPALQPLVMENVANQILEGNQSIIGLMVESHLNWGCQSIPKNLDELQYGVSITDACIDWTATEKALRSMRAKLKDVLPQRKRG from the coding sequence ATGGCTGATTTACCGATCGATGACTTGAACGTTGCCTCCAACGAGACGCTGATCACCCCCGATCAGCTGAAGAAGGAAATCCCCCTCAGCGCCAAGGCCCTGCAGACCGTGACTGCCGGCCGTGAAGTGGTGCGCAATATTCTCGACGGCAAGGACCATCGCCTGTTCGTCGTGGTCGGCCCTTGCTCCATCCACGACATCAAGGCGGCCCACGAGTACGCCGAACGCCTCAAGCTACTGGCCGAGGAGGTGTCCGACACGCTGTACCTGGTCATGCGCGTTTATTTCGAAAAACCGCGCACCACCGTCGGCTGGAAAGGCCTGATCAACGACCCGTACCTGGATGACTCGTTCAAGATCCAGGATGGCCTGCACATCGGCCGCAAACTGCTGCTGGACCTGGCCGAAATGGGCCTGCCGACCGCCACCGAAGCGCTCGACCCGATCTCCCCGCAATACCTGCAGGACCTGATCAGCTGGTCGGCGATCGGTGCCCGCACCACCGAATCGCAGACCCACCGCGAGATGGCCTCGGGCCTGTCTTCGGCGGTCGGCTTCAAGAACGGCACCGATGGCGGCCTGACCGTTGCCATCAATGCCTTGCAGTCGGTGTCCAAGCCGCACCGCTTCCTCGGCATCAACCAGGAAGGCGGCGTGTCGATCGTCACCACCAAGGGCAACCCGTACGGTCACGTGGTGCTGCGCGGCGGCAACGGCAAGCCGAACTACGACTCGGTCAGCGTGGCCCTGTGCGAGCAGGACCTGGCCAAGGCCAGGATCAAGGCCAACATCATGGTCGACTGCAGCCACGCCAACTCCAACAAGGACCCGGCCCTGCAACCGCTGGTGATGGAAAACGTTGCCAATCAGATCCTCGAAGGCAACCAGTCGATCATCGGCCTGATGGTAGAGAGCCACCTGAATTGGGGTTGCCAGTCGATTCCCAAGAACCTGGACGAGCTGCAGTATGGTGTATCGATCACCGATGCCTGCATCGACTGGACGGCTACCGAGAAGGCTCTGCGCAGCATGCGCGCCAAGCTGAAGGATGTGCTGCCGCAGCGTAAGCGCGGCTGA
- a CDS encoding putative 2-dehydropantoate 2-reductase, with amino-acid sequence MHSYTPRIGIIGSGAIGGFYGLMLARAGCDVHFLLRSEYDVVRERGVTLESAVHGTLQINVQAYASAADMPPCDWLLVGAKATSNDQLAPLIVQAAAPGAKVVLLQNGLGVEEQLRPALRNDMHLLGGLCFICVNRQAPGVIRHQALGAVNLGYHSGPASDGGAALVEEGAALFRAAGIDSQAMPDLAQARWQKLVWNVPYNGLSVLLAASTTALMSDSHSRALIQALMGEVVQGAAACGHVLPAGYAEHLLQVTERMPDYWPSMYHDHVHKRRLELQAIYAEPLAQARAAGCRLPRMEMLYQALAFIDRSGQAG; translated from the coding sequence ATGCATTCGTATACCCCACGTATCGGCATTATCGGCAGTGGCGCCATCGGCGGCTTCTATGGGTTGATGCTGGCCCGGGCCGGCTGTGATGTGCATTTTCTGTTGCGCAGCGAGTACGACGTTGTCCGTGAGCGTGGGGTGACCCTGGAGAGTGCCGTGCACGGCACCCTGCAGATCAACGTGCAGGCCTATGCCAGTGCCGCCGACATGCCGCCGTGCGACTGGCTGCTGGTGGGGGCCAAGGCTACCAGCAATGACCAGTTGGCGCCGTTGATCGTGCAGGCCGCGGCCCCTGGCGCCAAGGTTGTGCTGCTGCAGAACGGCCTGGGCGTGGAAGAGCAGCTGCGGCCGGCGTTGCGCAATGACATGCACCTGCTTGGCGGCCTGTGTTTCATCTGCGTCAACCGCCAGGCGCCCGGCGTGATCCGTCACCAGGCGCTTGGCGCGGTCAACCTTGGCTATCACAGTGGCCCGGCCAGTGATGGCGGTGCCGCGCTGGTCGAGGAAGGCGCGGCGCTGTTCCGCGCTGCGGGCATCGATTCGCAGGCCATGCCCGACCTGGCCCAGGCGCGCTGGCAGAAGCTGGTCTGGAACGTGCCGTATAACGGCCTGTCGGTGCTGCTTGCTGCCAGCACCACGGCGCTGATGAGCGACAGCCACAGCCGTGCCCTGATCCAGGCGTTGATGGGCGAGGTGGTGCAGGGCGCTGCGGCATGTGGCCATGTGTTGCCCGCGGGCTATGCCGAGCACCTGTTGCAGGTGACCGAGCGTATGCCCGATTACTGGCCCAGCATGTACCACGACCACGTGCACAAGCGCCGGCTGGAGTTGCAGGCCATCTATGCCGAGCCATTGGCCCAGGCCCGTGCCGCAGGCTGCCGCTTGCCGCGCATGGAAATGCTGTACCAGGCGCTGGCCTTCATCGACCGCAGCGGGCAGGCCGGCTAA
- a CDS encoding universal stress protein, with product MIRAMLYATDLGVYAPFVMQHALALARTFGAELYVIHAVEPMGQFAESLLQSYLDEQTLDQLHSQGVNTVMANIEQRVLENFRDELGEAADLALIKAVRVRQGDPAQVILDQAQRLSVDLLIFGSHSAGAGVDVPLGRTAVRLLQLSPVPVYMVPLAQHLGRRKA from the coding sequence ATGATCCGCGCCATGCTGTACGCCACTGACCTCGGTGTCTACGCCCCTTTTGTCATGCAGCACGCACTGGCGCTGGCGCGTACCTTCGGTGCCGAGTTGTATGTGATCCATGCGGTGGAACCGATGGGGCAGTTCGCCGAATCGCTGCTGCAAAGCTACCTCGATGAGCAGACGCTCGACCAACTGCACAGCCAGGGGGTGAACACGGTAATGGCTAACATCGAGCAGCGTGTGCTGGAGAATTTTCGCGACGAGCTGGGCGAAGCGGCCGACCTGGCGCTGATCAAGGCGGTGCGGGTACGCCAGGGCGACCCGGCGCAGGTGATCCTCGACCAGGCGCAGCGGCTGAGTGTCGACCTGCTGATTTTCGGTAGCCACAGTGCCGGTGCGGGCGTGGACGTGCCCTTGGGGCGTACGGCGGTGCGGCTGCTGCAACTGTCGCCGGTGCCGGTGTACATGGTGCCATTGGCGCAGCATTTGGGGCGTAGGAAAGCATGA
- the cysB gene encoding HTH-type transcriptional regulator CysB — MKLQQLRYIWEVAHHDLNVSATAQSLYTSQPGISKQIRLLEDELGVEVFARSGKHLTRVTPAGERIINTAGEILRKVESIKQIAQEFSNEKKGTLSIATTHTQARYALPPVISSFIKQYPEVSLHMHQGSPMQIAEMAADGTVDFAIATEALELFGDLIMMPCYKWNRCVVVPQGHPLAKLPKLTLEAVAEYPIVTYVFGFTGRSKLDEAFNHRGLTPKVVFTAADADVIKTYVRLGLGVGIVAGMAVDAKLDSDLVALDASELFEASVTKIGFRRGTFLRGFMCDFIEKFAPHLTREVMAKAIQCHNKQELEELFEGVELPVH, encoded by the coding sequence ATGAAGCTTCAACAATTGCGCTACATCTGGGAAGTGGCGCACCATGACCTCAACGTCTCCGCGACGGCGCAGAGCCTGTATACCTCCCAGCCGGGTATCAGCAAGCAGATCCGCCTGCTCGAGGATGAGCTGGGTGTTGAAGTCTTTGCCCGCAGCGGCAAGCACCTGACCCGTGTCACCCCGGCCGGTGAGCGCATCATCAATACGGCCGGCGAGATCCTGCGCAAGGTCGAAAGCATCAAGCAGATAGCCCAGGAATTTTCCAACGAGAAAAAGGGCACGCTGTCCATCGCCACCACCCATACCCAGGCGCGTTATGCCTTGCCGCCGGTGATCAGCAGCTTCATCAAGCAGTATCCGGAAGTGTCCCTGCACATGCACCAGGGTTCGCCCATGCAGATTGCCGAGATGGCTGCCGACGGCACGGTTGACTTCGCCATCGCCACCGAGGCGCTGGAGCTGTTCGGCGACCTGATCATGATGCCGTGCTACAAGTGGAACCGTTGCGTGGTGGTGCCGCAGGGGCACCCGTTGGCGAAATTGCCCAAACTCACCCTGGAAGCCGTCGCTGAATACCCGATCGTGACCTATGTGTTCGGTTTTACCGGGCGTTCGAAGCTGGACGAGGCCTTCAACCACCGTGGCCTGACGCCGAAAGTGGTGTTCACTGCGGCGGATGCCGACGTGATCAAGACTTATGTGCGGCTGGGGCTGGGCGTGGGTATCGTCGCCGGCATGGCGGTGGACGCCAAGCTGGACAGTGACCTGGTGGCCCTCGATGCCAGCGAGCTGTTCGAAGCCAGCGTCACCAAGATCGGCTTCCGCCGTGGCACCTTCCTGCGTGGCTTCATGTGCGACTTTATCGAGAAGTTCGCCCCGCACCTGACCCGTGAAGTGATGGCCAAGGCCATCCAGTGCCATAACAAGCAGGAACTGGAAGAGCTGTTCGAAGGTGTCGAACTGCCAGTGCACTGA
- a CDS encoding phosphoadenylyl-sulfate reductase yields MSQPFDVAALAATYANKSPQDILKLAFEHFGDDLWISFSGAEDVVLVDMAWKLNKQVKVFSLDTGRLHPETYRFIDQVREQYNLPIEILSPDRAKLDPFVKEKGLFSFYKDGHGECCGIRKIEPLRRKLATVSAWATGQRRDQSPGTRSQVAALEIDSAFSTPERTLYKFNPLAQMTSEEVWGYIRMLELPYNSLHERGFISIGCEPCTRPVLPNQHEREGRWWWEESTQKECGLHAGNLITKA; encoded by the coding sequence ATGAGCCAACCCTTCGACGTCGCCGCCCTGGCCGCGACCTACGCCAACAAGTCCCCGCAGGACATCCTCAAGCTCGCCTTCGAGCACTTCGGCGATGACCTGTGGATTTCCTTCAGCGGCGCCGAGGACGTGGTGCTGGTCGACATGGCCTGGAAGCTGAACAAACAGGTCAAGGTGTTCAGCCTCGACACCGGCCGCCTGCACCCGGAGACCTACCGGTTCATCGACCAGGTGCGCGAGCAGTACAACCTGCCGATCGAAATCCTCAGCCCCGACCGCGCCAAGCTCGACCCGTTCGTCAAGGAAAAGGGCCTGTTCAGCTTCTACAAGGACGGCCACGGCGAGTGCTGCGGCATCCGCAAGATAGAGCCGCTGCGGCGCAAGCTGGCGACCGTGAGCGCCTGGGCCACCGGCCAGCGGCGCGACCAGAGCCCGGGCACCCGCAGCCAGGTAGCGGCACTGGAAATCGACAGCGCCTTCTCTACCCCCGAGCGCACCTTGTACAAGTTCAACCCGCTGGCGCAGATGACCAGCGAAGAGGTATGGGGTTATATCCGCATGCTCGAACTGCCTTACAACAGCTTGCATGAGCGCGGCTTCATCAGCATCGGCTGCGAACCCTGCACCCGGCCGGTGCTGCCGAACCAGCATGAGCGCGAGGGGCGCTGGTGGTGGGAGGAGTCGACCCAGAAGGAATGCGGGTTACACGCAGGCAACCTGATTACCAAGGCGTGA
- the pabB gene encoding aminodeoxychorismate synthase component I, with protein MPTCTLHPLPYQPDPAAYFARLRQAPGAILLDSARPGAERGRFDLLSAWPVQQLQAQPGEDGRAFLQRLRTGLAQLGHAQLPEGSELPFAGGLIGYLSYDFGRRLEQLPSLAVDDLGLPDAQLGLYAWALVSDHQCATSQLVFHPSLASQERERLISLFEGTDNSANGRFELLAPMAGDLQPAQYKAAFDQVQCYIQAGDCYQINLTQRFRAPCQGDPWHAYQALRKACPTPFSGYQQLADGSALLSFSPERFIRVSQRQVETRPIKGTRPRASNPVEDAHNAEQLRHSAKDRSENLMIVDLLRNDLGRTCEIGSVKVPELFSLESYPNVHHLVSSITGRLASNKDALDLIGDSFPGGSITGAPKIRAMQIIDELEPTRRTLYCGSLLYLDVRGEMDSSIAIRSLLVKRGQVCCWGGGAVVADSEWQAEYEESIAKVRVLMETLQGL; from the coding sequence ATGCCGACCTGTACGCTCCATCCCCTGCCCTACCAGCCCGACCCTGCCGCCTATTTCGCCCGCCTGCGCCAGGCACCCGGTGCGATCCTGCTCGACAGCGCCCGCCCCGGCGCCGAGCGCGGCCGCTTCGACCTGCTCAGCGCCTGGCCGGTGCAACAGTTGCAGGCGCAACCTGGCGAAGATGGCCGCGCCTTCCTCCAGCGCCTGCGCACGGGCCTGGCGCAACTGGGCCATGCCCAGCTGCCCGAGGGCAGCGAGCTGCCGTTCGCTGGTGGCCTGATCGGTTACCTGAGCTATGACTTCGGTCGGCGCCTGGAACAGTTGCCCAGCCTGGCCGTTGACGACCTCGGCCTGCCAGATGCGCAACTGGGCCTGTATGCCTGGGCGCTGGTCAGCGACCACCAGTGCGCGACCAGCCAGCTGGTCTTTCATCCGAGCCTGGCCAGCCAGGAACGCGAACGCCTGATCAGCCTGTTCGAAGGCACCGACAACAGTGCAAACGGCCGCTTCGAGCTGCTGGCACCGATGGCCGGCGACCTTCAGCCCGCACAGTACAAGGCGGCGTTCGACCAGGTGCAGTGCTACATCCAGGCGGGCGACTGCTACCAGATCAACCTCACCCAGCGCTTCCGCGCGCCCTGCCAGGGCGACCCGTGGCACGCCTACCAGGCCTTGCGCAAAGCCTGCCCAACGCCGTTCTCCGGCTACCAGCAGCTGGCCGACGGCAGCGCCTTGCTGAGTTTTTCGCCCGAGCGCTTCATCCGCGTCAGCCAGCGCCAGGTGGAAACCCGACCGATCAAGGGCACTCGCCCGCGCGCCAGCAACCCCGTCGAAGATGCGCACAATGCCGAGCAGCTGCGGCACAGCGCCAAGGACCGCTCGGAAAACCTGATGATCGTCGACCTGCTGCGCAACGACTTGGGGCGCACCTGCGAAATCGGCTCGGTGAAAGTGCCGGAACTGTTCAGCCTGGAGAGCTACCCCAACGTGCATCATCTGGTCAGCAGCATCACCGGTCGGCTAGCCAGCAACAAGGACGCTCTGGACCTGATCGGCGACAGCTTCCCCGGTGGCTCGATCACCGGCGCCCCGAAGATCCGCGCCATGCAGATCATCGACGAGCTGGAGCCGACGCGCCGCACGCTGTACTGCGGGTCACTGCTTTACCTGGACGTGCGTGGCGAGATGGACAGCTCGATCGCCATTCGCAGCCTGCTGGTCAAGCGTGGGCAGGTCTGCTGCTGGGGCGGCGGTGCCGTGGTGGCCGATTCCGAGTGGCAGGCAGAATATGAGGAATCGATTGCCAAGGTGCGGGTGTTGATGGAGACGCTGCAAGGCTTGTGA
- a CDS encoding alpha-L-glutamate ligase-like protein: protein MFGLIKTWKALEARGIMGINRRNADYVLKYNKRHLYPIVDDKIITKERALAAGIHVPEMYGIIETEKEIDKLDQIIGGRSDFVIKPAQGAGGDGILVIADRFEDRYRTVSGKIISHEEIEHQISSILTGLYSLGGHRDRALIEYRVTPDQIFKSISYEGVPDIRIIVLMGYPVMAMLRLPTRQSGGKANLHQGAIGVGVDLATGVTLRGTWLNNIISKHPDTTNAVDGVQLPNWDGFMKLAAGCYELCGLGYIGVDMVLDQDKGPLILELNARPGLNIQIANDCGLTQRTHAIEAHLEALAKDGITEDAEQRVRVSQGLFGHVHPR from the coding sequence ATGTTTGGCCTGATCAAGACGTGGAAAGCCCTGGAGGCCCGGGGCATCATGGGTATCAATCGGCGCAACGCGGACTACGTGTTGAAGTACAACAAGCGCCACCTGTACCCGATCGTCGACGACAAGATCATCACCAAGGAGCGTGCCCTGGCGGCCGGCATCCATGTGCCGGAGATGTACGGCATCATCGAAACCGAAAAGGAAATCGACAAGCTCGACCAGATCATTGGCGGGCGCAGCGATTTCGTCATCAAGCCGGCGCAGGGCGCCGGCGGTGACGGCATCCTGGTGATCGCCGATCGCTTCGAGGACCGCTACCGCACGGTGTCGGGCAAGATCATCAGCCATGAGGAAATCGAGCACCAGATTTCCAGCATCCTCACCGGCCTGTACTCGCTGGGTGGCCACCGTGACCGCGCGCTGATCGAATACCGGGTAACCCCCGACCAGATCTTCAAGAGCATCAGCTACGAAGGTGTACCGGACATCCGCATCATCGTGCTGATGGGTTACCCGGTAATGGCCATGCTGCGCCTGCCGACCCGCCAGTCCGGCGGCAAGGCCAACCTGCACCAGGGCGCCATCGGCGTGGGCGTCGACCTGGCCACTGGGGTGACCCTGCGCGGCACCTGGCTGAACAACATCATCAGCAAGCACCCGGACACCACCAACGCGGTCGACGGCGTGCAGTTGCCGAACTGGGACGGCTTCATGAAGCTGGCCGCCGGCTGCTACGAGCTGTGTGGCCTGGGCTACATCGGTGTCGACATGGTCCTGGACCAGGACAAGGGGCCGCTGATCCTGGAACTCAACGCCCGCCCGGGCCTGAACATCCAGATTGCCAACGACTGCGGGCTGACCCAGCGCACCCATGCCATCGAGGCCCACCTGGAGGCGCTGGCCAAGGATGGCATCACCGAGGATGCCGAACAGCGGGTGCGGGTATCGCAAGGGCTGTTCGGCCACGTGCATCCGCGCTGA